Proteins encoded within one genomic window of Candidatus Desulfarcum epimagneticum:
- a CDS encoding exported hypothetical protein (Evidence 5 : Unknown function): MKMRQIWKGILLASIFVMAGAPAFCVQPTNNLGNQDTEVQSSLTAGNPTATAAQQDDIAVNTSNNGSSAAVSVTGGTSTGGSGNNTVTTILTRLDDRVSTMMAVYRQREERLARKSLSQPQGPAGSGLIRRYNKNKVWGRYLGVAGDQDSINSMDGYQLISHGALFGYDRFLTDRFLLGFGAGYMRTDIETDVGGQTSVNAYNAGLYGSYIFSDVDFLNFAFFYTRGEIESDSTIANYGTLSGETDSNTYMLAAEYGRKFLVMNRFVLTPVAGFVASLVDVPGYTATGTGQYGAEEYADAKSKFFTTRIGIKGDWAFAPSALLKVRALWTHEHSNDLESVTEVRYENTTSFVKVKGLDPGRDKGIFGLGLRFAFQNGLSFDIDSDLTVGEKYKSWSGSGKLEYAF, encoded by the coding sequence ATGAAAATGAGACAGATATGGAAGGGGATATTATTGGCGTCCATTTTTGTCATGGCCGGCGCTCCCGCATTCTGCGTGCAGCCCACCAACAACCTGGGCAACCAGGACACCGAGGTTCAGAGTTCTCTGACCGCAGGAAATCCCACCGCCACCGCCGCCCAGCAGGACGATATCGCGGTGAACACCTCAAACAACGGCTCATCCGCCGCTGTGAGCGTCACAGGTGGAACCTCCACAGGCGGAAGCGGGAACAACACCGTCACGACCATCCTGACCCGTCTGGATGACCGGGTGTCCACCATGATGGCGGTTTACCGGCAAAGAGAGGAGCGCCTGGCGCGGAAGTCCCTGTCCCAGCCCCAGGGCCCGGCCGGATCGGGATTGATCAGGCGATACAACAAAAACAAGGTATGGGGCCGTTACCTGGGGGTCGCCGGGGACCAGGACTCCATCAACAGCATGGATGGGTATCAATTGATTTCCCATGGCGCCCTGTTCGGGTATGACCGGTTTCTTACGGACCGGTTCCTCCTGGGATTCGGCGCGGGATACATGAGAACGGATATTGAGACCGACGTCGGGGGCCAGACCAGCGTCAACGCGTATAACGCGGGGCTCTACGGCTCCTATATTTTTTCCGATGTGGACTTTTTAAATTTTGCCTTCTTCTACACACGGGGTGAGATTGAGTCCGACAGCACCATCGCCAATTACGGAACCCTTTCCGGTGAAACCGATTCCAACACCTACATGCTCGCGGCTGAATACGGGCGGAAATTTTTAGTGATGAACCGGTTTGTGTTGACCCCTGTGGCGGGCTTTGTGGCCAGCCTCGTGGATGTGCCGGGGTACACGGCCACAGGAACCGGCCAGTATGGGGCCGAGGAGTACGCCGACGCCAAGAGCAAATTTTTCACCACCCGGATCGGGATAAAGGGAGACTGGGCCTTTGCGCCGTCCGCTCTTTTGAAAGTGAGGGCCCTTTGGACCCACGAGCACTCCAATGACCTGGAATCGGTGACGGAAGTGAGGTATGAAAACACCACCAGTTTTGTGAAGGTCAAAGGCCTTGATCCGGGACGGGACAAGGGAATATTCGGACTGGGTTTAAGGTTCGCCTTTCAAAACGGCCTTTCCTTTGATATTGACAGCGATTTGACGGTGGGAGAGAAATACAAATCGTGGTCCGGATCCGGAAAACTTGAATACGCCTTTTAA
- a CDS encoding conserved hypothetical protein (Evidence 4 : Unknown function but conserved in other organisms) — MTYDPWVFALIGLALALAILFLIRRDLIHPHYAIWWLLAAGAIALFSFFPRLIDFMENRMGIARPLSLTALGLMAVKMLEMDLDRSRLERRVRRLTQRLAILEDDISDPGARKKETPKRLQ, encoded by the coding sequence ATGACGTATGATCCATGGGTATTCGCTCTCATTGGCCTTGCCCTGGCCCTTGCCATTCTCTTTTTGATCAGAAGAGACCTCATCCATCCCCATTACGCCATATGGTGGCTGCTGGCGGCCGGCGCCATCGCCCTGTTCAGCTTTTTCCCCAGGCTCATCGATTTCATGGAAAACAGGATGGGGATCGCCCGCCCCCTGTCTCTGACGGCCCTGGGGCTCATGGCGGTTAAAATGCTTGAAATGGACCTGGATCGGTCCCGGCTGGAAAGGAGGGTTCGCCGGCTGACCCAGCGTCTGGCCATCCTTGAAGACGATATTTCCGATCCCGGGGCCCGCAAAAAAGAAACACCCAAACGACTCCAATAA
- a CDS encoding Glycosyl transferase family 2, whose product MTNDDIESFKAGQADVSSGAPALLIIPARDEESSIERVIQNVREAAHCPILVIDDASSDQTARKARKAGARVLSLAIHSGPWAAAQTGLRYAQKNGLHPVVTMDGDGQHMARHIPRLVDALRQKNAEVAIGAFPERGSVGRKTAWVFFRAVTGLSLRDMTSGFRAYSQKAIALLSSGEASLLDYQDIGVILALKKNRLKICEVSAPMAPRASGRSKIFHSWPAVLKYVVYSVLLSISQTPVFYQRKP is encoded by the coding sequence ATGACAAACGACGACATTGAAAGTTTCAAGGCCGGTCAGGCAGACGTCTCTTCCGGGGCGCCGGCCCTGCTGATTATCCCCGCCCGGGACGAAGAGTCCTCCATTGAGCGGGTGATTCAAAACGTCCGCGAGGCGGCCCATTGCCCCATATTGGTCATTGATGACGCCAGCTCGGACCAGACCGCCCGAAAGGCTCGGAAAGCGGGGGCCCGCGTTTTGTCCCTGGCCATCCATTCAGGCCCGTGGGCGGCGGCCCAGACCGGACTTCGCTATGCTCAAAAAAACGGCCTTCATCCTGTGGTCACCATGGATGGGGACGGCCAGCACATGGCCCGCCACATTCCCCGGCTGGTGGACGCGCTGCGCCAAAAAAACGCGGAGGTGGCTATCGGCGCCTTCCCGGAAAGAGGAAGCGTGGGAAGGAAGACGGCATGGGTGTTTTTCAGGGCCGTCACCGGCCTGAGCCTGAGGGACATGACTTCCGGATTTCGCGCGTACAGCCAAAAAGCCATCGCCCTGTTGTCCTCCGGGGAGGCGAGTCTTCTTGATTACCAGGACATCGGGGTCATCCTGGCTCTGAAAAAAAACCGACTCAAAATCTGCGAAGTGAGCGCCCCCATGGCGCCCCGGGCGTCTGGAAGATCAAAAATTTTTCATTCATGGCCGGCGGTTTTGAAATATGTCGTTTATTCCGTTTTGCTCTCGATCTCCCAAACCCCTGTTTTTTATCAAAGGAAGCCGTGA
- a CDS encoding conserved membrane hypothetical protein (Evidence 4 : Unknown function but conserved in other organisms), producing MAEPDEPIPDNRIVFKQFVKPDMDNLKKHMTRFPLISQALLFVTIVMGVWGVYAGALGGGFVLDDWSLILHNPTLRIQDLSWSEIQRIVVGLRPVSTLTFALNHLFFPESLAAYHAVNIVIHIAAGIFLFFFVQITLGLSSAKAPSGINARFSAYAVSILWLFHPVNTQSVSYIVQRQNAMAGMFFIASMLFYAKARLAPKPPNARLWAAGCALAGVLAVGSKENAAALPVFIFLYEWFFFQDLNAKWAAIRGLSILGALAVALASVWIFFPQILPMGILSRGYDIYAFTMEQRLLTELRVLVYYITLIFFPHPSRLSLDRDFPYSHSMLDPPTTLASLLILLALLGLAAARARKEPLFSFCVIWFFGNLVMESSFIPLDIIFEHRLYLPSISIIGMAAWALWKYLPSKKAVAALFCLALSAFSIWTWQRNQVWGKSPMAIYLDSAAKSPEKARPFYNVACEYAKRGRAREAVRWLELAKDKKKELKWSLERNLSLDPDFKAIRRSRAFKEFAEKISREK from the coding sequence ATGGCCGAGCCTGATGAACCTATACCCGATAATCGGATTGTTTTCAAACAGTTTGTGAAACCTGACATGGATAATCTGAAAAAACACATGACTCGATTCCCCTTGATCTCTCAGGCCCTTTTGTTTGTTACGATCGTCATGGGGGTCTGGGGGGTTTACGCCGGGGCGCTGGGAGGTGGATTTGTTCTGGATGACTGGTCGCTTATTCTGCACAATCCGACCCTTCGAATTCAAGACCTTTCCTGGAGCGAAATCCAAAGGATCGTCGTCGGTTTAAGGCCGGTGTCCACCCTGACATTCGCCCTCAACCACCTGTTTTTCCCTGAAAGCCTCGCCGCCTATCACGCGGTGAACATCGTCATTCATATCGCCGCCGGGATTTTTTTGTTTTTTTTCGTCCAAATCACTTTGGGCCTTTCATCGGCCAAGGCCCCGTCCGGGATAAACGCCCGCTTTTCGGCTTACGCCGTTTCCATTCTCTGGCTTTTCCACCCGGTGAACACACAGTCGGTCTCCTATATCGTCCAGAGGCAAAACGCCATGGCGGGGATGTTTTTCATCGCCTCCATGCTTTTTTACGCCAAAGCCCGCTTGGCCCCAAAACCACCAAACGCTCGCCTCTGGGCGGCCGGATGCGCGCTGGCGGGGGTTCTGGCCGTGGGCTCCAAGGAAAACGCCGCCGCCCTGCCGGTTTTTATATTTTTGTATGAGTGGTTTTTTTTTCAGGACCTCAACGCCAAATGGGCCGCCATCCGGGGCCTTTCCATTTTGGGCGCCCTGGCGGTGGCGCTGGCGTCGGTGTGGATTTTTTTCCCGCAGATTCTCCCCATGGGAATTTTAAGCCGGGGATATGACATCTACGCCTTTACAATGGAGCAAAGGCTTTTGACGGAGCTTCGGGTTCTTGTCTATTATATCACGCTGATTTTTTTCCCCCATCCTTCCCGGCTGAGCCTGGACCGGGATTTTCCCTATTCCCATTCCATGCTGGATCCCCCGACGACCCTGGCGTCCCTTCTGATTCTCCTGGCCCTTCTGGGGCTGGCCGCCGCGAGGGCTCGAAAAGAGCCGCTTTTTTCGTTTTGCGTGATCTGGTTTTTCGGAAATCTGGTCATGGAGTCTTCCTTTATTCCGCTGGATATCATTTTTGAGCACAGGCTCTACCTGCCGTCCATATCGATCATCGGGATGGCGGCCTGGGCGCTTTGGAAATATCTTCCATCAAAAAAAGCGGTCGCGGCCCTTTTCTGCCTGGCCCTGTCCGCTTTTTCCATATGGACCTGGCAGCGGAACCAGGTTTGGGGAAAAAGCCCCATGGCCATATACCTGGACAGCGCCGCCAAATCGCCGGAGAAAGCCAGGCCCTTTTACAATGTGGCGTGCGAATACGCCAAACGCGGTCGGGCGCGGGAGGCCGTCAGATGGCTGGAGCTGGCAAAAGACAAGAAAAAAGAGCTGAAATGGAGCCTTGAGCGGAACCTGAGCCTGGACCCGGATTTCAAGGCCATTCGCCGCTCCAGGGCCTTCAAAGAATTTGCCGAAAAGATAAGCCGGGAGAAATAA
- a CDS encoding conserved hypothetical protein (Evidence 4 : Unknown function but conserved in other organisms) produces MEKKENLDAFLGAGAEFFGDLKFHGAVQINGVYQGDITAIGDLIVGSGGVAKSNARVTSISISGEFHGNISADKKIEIMAAGKVFGNIHAPTVIIHEGAVLEGNCKTGLPEEPDETRAAGVRKIKTVKG; encoded by the coding sequence ATGGAAAAAAAAGAAAATTTGGATGCCTTTCTGGGGGCCGGAGCGGAATTTTTCGGCGATTTGAAGTTTCATGGGGCGGTTCAGATAAACGGTGTTTACCAGGGGGACATCACCGCCATCGGGGATCTGATCGTGGGCAGCGGAGGCGTGGCGAAATCCAATGCCCGAGTCACGTCCATCTCCATCAGCGGGGAATTCCACGGCAATATTTCAGCTGATAAAAAAATCGAGATCATGGCGGCCGGAAAAGTATTTGGAAACATCCACGCGCCCACAGTCATTATACACGAGGGGGCGGTTTTAGAGGGAAACTGCAAGACCGGCCTTCCCGAAGAACCCGATGAGACCCGGGCGGCGGGGGTGAGGAAAATCAAAACCGTCAAAGGGTAA
- a CDS encoding conserved hypothetical protein (Evidence 4 : Unknown function but conserved in other organisms) yields the protein MNILVTGGAGFIGSHTTDALIKKGHRVRILDSLEKTVHPFGIPRDLNSGAEFIQGDVRDKKTLETALEGMDAVYHFAAYQDYLTDFSTFFHVNAVSTALLYEIFVEKKDLKIKKAIVASSQAVMGEGRHKCPECFPKTGEWEFPAIRLESQMASGAWDHSCSLCGGVLEWAPSDESVIHPCNQYALSKRSQEQIAINLGKRYGIPSVALRYSIVQGPRQSFYNAYSGAMRIFALSLFLDQSPLIFEDGRQIRDFINIKDVVAANLLALEDDRADGRVFNVGGGRPYAVMEFYRAMEEITGVRKTPVMSGLYRYGDTRHIFSDTAALESLGWKPSRGIEKSIEDYWEYLSRAEKLDDVLQYSQDHMERLQVIRKTKKTP from the coding sequence TTGAATATACTGGTCACCGGGGGAGCGGGGTTCATTGGATCCCACACGACGGACGCCCTGATCAAAAAGGGACATCGGGTCAGGATACTTGACAGCCTGGAAAAGACGGTTCATCCTTTCGGGATTCCCCGGGACTTAAATTCCGGGGCGGAATTCATCCAGGGAGACGTCCGGGACAAAAAGACGCTGGAAACGGCCCTGGAGGGGATGGACGCGGTTTATCACTTCGCCGCTTACCAGGATTATCTGACGGATTTCTCGACTTTTTTTCATGTGAACGCGGTTTCCACCGCCCTTTTGTATGAAATTTTCGTTGAAAAAAAAGATTTAAAGATCAAAAAGGCCATCGTGGCCTCCAGCCAGGCCGTCATGGGAGAAGGGCGGCATAAATGCCCGGAATGTTTCCCGAAAACCGGCGAATGGGAGTTTCCGGCCATACGCCTTGAAAGCCAGATGGCGTCAGGCGCCTGGGACCACTCATGCTCTTTGTGCGGCGGGGTTCTGGAATGGGCGCCTTCGGATGAGTCCGTCATTCATCCCTGCAACCAGTACGCCTTGTCCAAGCGCTCCCAGGAGCAGATCGCCATCAACCTGGGAAAGCGGTACGGGATTCCCTCCGTGGCGCTGAGATATTCCATCGTCCAGGGTCCCAGGCAGTCTTTTTACAACGCCTATTCCGGGGCTATGCGGATATTCGCCCTGTCGCTTTTTTTGGACCAAAGTCCCCTGATATTCGAGGATGGCCGGCAGATCAGGGATTTTATTAACATCAAGGACGTGGTGGCCGCCAATCTCCTGGCCCTGGAGGACGACCGGGCCGACGGCCGGGTTTTCAATGTCGGGGGCGGGCGCCCCTATGCCGTGATGGAATTTTATCGGGCCATGGAAGAGATCACGGGCGTCCGAAAGACTCCCGTCATGTCCGGACTCTATCGGTATGGAGACACGCGGCATATTTTTTCCGACACCGCCGCCCTTGAGTCCCTGGGATGGAAACCCTCCCGGGGCATAGAAAAGAGCATTGAGGACTACTGGGAGTATCTGAGCCGGGCGGAAAAGCTTGACGATGTCCTTCAATATTCTCAGGACCATATGGAACGGCTCCAGGTCATCCGGAAAACAAAGAAAACGCCATGA
- a CDS encoding Nucleotidyl transferase, whose amino-acid sequence MKAFLLAAGKGTRLAPLTDRVPKCLMPIHGKPLLEIWIDLFQKHGIHDILINTHHHAGQVEAFVSGLGKRRNAGIRLFHEPALLGSGGTVLANRAFVAGEEHFFIAYADNLTDLNLGRMADFHARTCGAGGCLTMGVRRVPDTSGCGVAVLDETGKILSFLEKPKNPPRDAMVNCGVYVASMDIFDRLPERMGEDAGERRGVIDFGRHIFPFLAGSMHGYPVRERLIDIGTPESYRRALAQWGPEAV is encoded by the coding sequence ATGAAAGCCTTTCTCCTAGCGGCGGGGAAGGGAACCCGGCTGGCCCCGCTCACAGACAGGGTCCCCAAGTGCCTCATGCCCATACACGGGAAACCCCTTCTGGAAATCTGGATCGATTTGTTTCAAAAACACGGGATCCACGATATCCTCATCAACACCCATCACCACGCCGGGCAGGTGGAGGCGTTTGTGTCCGGGCTCGGAAAACGCCGAAATGCGGGAATTCGTCTTTTTCATGAGCCGGCGCTTTTGGGAAGCGGGGGAACCGTTTTGGCCAACCGGGCCTTTGTGGCGGGCGAGGAACATTTTTTCATCGCCTACGCCGACAACCTTACGGATCTGAACTTGGGCCGGATGGCGGATTTTCATGCCCGGACATGCGGCGCCGGCGGCTGCCTGACCATGGGCGTCAGACGCGTCCCGGATACCTCAGGATGCGGCGTCGCCGTTCTGGACGAGACCGGAAAAATTTTGAGTTTTTTAGAAAAGCCGAAAAATCCCCCCAGGGACGCCATGGTCAATTGCGGGGTTTACGTGGCGTCCATGGATATTTTTGACCGTCTTCCCGAAAGGATGGGAGAAGACGCCGGTGAAAGGCGCGGGGTCATTGATTTCGGGCGCCATATTTTCCCCTTTCTGGCCGGGAGCATGCACGGGTATCCCGTCCGGGAGCGCCTGATAGACATCGGGACCCCGGAGTCATATCGGCGGGCCCTGGCCCAATGGGGGCCCGAAGCGGTTTAA
- a CDS encoding Phosphoheptose isomerase, whose amino-acid sequence MMDIRQFASGYISELVSLLGAFPKDRFEDIVKTLLDAHEKQNNILIMGNGGSASTASHFACDINKGCSMDLDKKFKVYCLNDNVATMLALANDVSYESVFAEQMKSFYSPGDVVIGISGSGNSQNVLNAIAYANENQGITIGLSGFSGGKLASLARISLVAEIDDMQKVEDVHMIVVHMLMQALYAALHDGGRPC is encoded by the coding sequence ATGATGGACATCAGACAATTCGCGTCAGGCTATATCAGCGAGCTGGTCTCGCTGCTGGGCGCTTTTCCGAAAGATCGTTTTGAGGATATCGTAAAAACCCTTCTGGACGCGCATGAAAAACAGAACAATATACTGATCATGGGAAACGGGGGAAGCGCGTCCACAGCGTCTCATTTTGCGTGCGACATCAACAAGGGCTGCTCCATGGATCTGGACAAAAAATTCAAGGTCTATTGCCTGAACGACAATGTGGCCACCATGCTCGCCCTTGCCAACGATGTGTCCTATGAATCGGTGTTTGCGGAGCAGATGAAGAGCTTTTATTCCCCCGGGGATGTGGTGATCGGCATTTCAGGAAGCGGAAATTCCCAAAACGTGCTCAACGCCATCGCCTATGCCAATGAGAACCAGGGAATCACCATCGGCCTTTCCGGCTTCTCAGGGGGAAAGCTGGCCTCTCTTGCCCGGATTTCTCTTGTGGCCGAGATAGACGACATGCAGAAAGTCGAGGACGTCCACATGATTGTGGTTCACATGCTTATGCAGGCCCTTTACGCCGCGCTCCATGATGGAGGGCGTCCATGCTGA
- a CDS encoding Transcriptional antiterminator, translated as MGKTGLSRSWHVIYTRSRFENVVLEGLRGKSMEAFLPRITVSRRRRDRRVALQVPMFPGYLFVKTDMAPSEHLEIKKTVGVVTLVGNAGGPIPVPDHAVESLQIMARADSGVATGRAVRAGSRVMVVGGPFAGVEGALVRRKGKGRVIVNIDPLDRFAGVEIDMDDIEVLPDMGR; from the coding sequence ATGGGTAAGACCGGGCTTTCCAGGTCCTGGCATGTGATTTACACCAGGAGCAGGTTTGAAAACGTGGTTCTGGAGGGACTTCGCGGGAAATCCATGGAAGCGTTCCTTCCCCGGATCACCGTCAGCCGAAGGCGCCGGGACAGGCGGGTGGCGCTCCAGGTTCCCATGTTCCCCGGGTATTTGTTTGTCAAAACCGACATGGCCCCGTCCGAGCATCTGGAAATCAAAAAAACAGTGGGCGTCGTGACCCTGGTGGGAAACGCCGGCGGCCCCATTCCCGTGCCGGACCATGCCGTGGAATCCCTTCAAATCATGGCGCGGGCCGATTCCGGGGTGGCCACCGGCCGCGCCGTCAGGGCCGGGTCCCGGGTCATGGTCGTGGGAGGTCCCTTCGCGGGCGTTGAAGGGGCGCTTGTCCGCCGCAAAGGAAAGGGGCGGGTCATCGTGAATATTGATCCCCTGGATCGGTTTGCGGGGGTGGAGATCGATATGGATGACATTGAAGTTCTGCCGGACATGGGGCGTTGA
- the ihfB gene encoding Integration host factor subunit beta: MNKLELVSALKEEAGIPKAAAARVVEIFFESMSTALAQGERVEIRGLCSFFIKKYKSYTGRNPKSGEKVLIREKKLPFFKCGKEMRERVDY; the protein is encoded by the coding sequence ATGAATAAGTTAGAGCTTGTTTCCGCTCTGAAGGAAGAGGCGGGCATTCCCAAAGCGGCCGCCGCGAGAGTGGTTGAAATTTTTTTTGAATCCATGTCCACAGCCCTGGCCCAGGGAGAAAGGGTTGAAATACGGGGGCTTTGCAGTTTCTTTATCAAAAAATACAAGAGCTATACCGGCAGGAATCCCAAATCCGGGGAAAAGGTGCTGATCCGGGAAAAAAAGCTTCCGTTCTTCAAATGCGGCAAGGAAATGCGGGAGCGGGTTGATTATTGA
- a CDS encoding DNA polymerase III subunit delta: MAPGFKTILDQERPIAFLKAFLARGTLPHALLFTGMDGVGKRTCAQALAMSQNCLKDPGEREAFEPCGECPSCHKILSGVHPDVILVKRDGRFIKVGRIRVLGRSLSFKPLEAKRRFVLIPRAPDMNPEAGAALLKTLEEPSEKDVFILTAQSPSQLPPTLTSRCRHVRFNPVGLGAIAGLLTQKKGASPEKAEKIALMAEGSVGKAFHLSETDWIKRRDWLIHEAFSRDDRPLEISMALAERLSRRPDAVEECLGILMSISRDMMVAAHDPDKIVNRDMADLILKRAETVREDEALLNIEKIGEARKKINQNVNLRLALEEFWMDF; the protein is encoded by the coding sequence TTGGCGCCCGGATTTAAGACCATACTGGATCAAGAAAGGCCCATCGCGTTTTTAAAGGCTTTCCTGGCCCGGGGAACGTTGCCCCACGCCCTTCTTTTCACGGGAATGGACGGGGTGGGGAAACGGACATGCGCCCAGGCGCTGGCCATGTCCCAAAACTGTCTCAAAGACCCCGGCGAAAGGGAGGCGTTTGAGCCATGCGGCGAATGCCCATCCTGCCACAAAATTCTGTCCGGCGTCCATCCGGATGTGATCCTTGTCAAACGAGACGGCCGGTTTATCAAAGTCGGTCGGATTCGAGTCCTGGGAAGATCCCTTTCCTTTAAACCCCTTGAGGCAAAGAGGCGCTTTGTCCTCATTCCCCGGGCCCCGGACATGAACCCGGAAGCCGGGGCCGCTTTGCTCAAGACGCTTGAAGAGCCTTCGGAAAAGGATGTCTTTATATTGACCGCTCAAAGTCCGTCGCAACTGCCGCCCACTCTCACATCCCGATGCCGCCATGTCCGGTTCAATCCGGTGGGCCTGGGAGCGATCGCGGGGCTTTTGACCCAAAAAAAGGGAGCCTCCCCGGAAAAAGCGGAAAAAATCGCCCTGATGGCGGAGGGAAGCGTGGGGAAGGCCTTTCATTTATCCGAGACCGACTGGATCAAAAGGCGCGATTGGCTCATCCATGAGGCTTTTTCCCGGGATGACCGGCCCCTTGAAATTTCCATGGCCCTGGCGGAAAGGCTTTCCCGACGCCCCGACGCCGTTGAAGAATGCCTGGGGATACTCATGTCCATCTCCCGGGATATGATGGTGGCGGCGCATGATCCGGACAAAATCGTCAACCGGGACATGGCGGACCTCATTTTAAAGAGAGCTGAAACCGTCCGGGAGGATGAGGCGCTTCTAAATATCGAAAAAATCGGCGAAGCCCGGAAAAAGATAAACCAAAACGTCAACTTGAGACTGGCTTTGGAAGAATTCTGGATGGATTTTTGA
- the yaaT gene encoding Stage 0 sporulation protein YaaT, whose protein sequence is MTPGKKIFKKMKKIVGICFKNQGKVYDFDSGAFVLRKGDPVIVETKQGLGFGTVVVPPAPYDEKKSSRPLKKVFRLANESDFTQQKRDENIQERAHKFCQKCIDELGLKMNLFSVEKSFNMNKLTFYFTSEGRVDFRQLVKKLVRELNSRVEMRQMGIRNQAKMCGGVGRCGREICCSAFMEKFDPVSIRMAKEQCLSLNPTKISGQCGRLMCCLTFEYDTYKEYKKGFPKKGKFVTAPGGRGKVVRHNIIGRKVAVRYENGNEAEVGLGDIKYEKKEPARKKEPARRKEPMRKKDTKKKRHRGKNA, encoded by the coding sequence ATGACGCCTGGAAAGAAAATATTTAAAAAAATGAAAAAAATTGTCGGAATATGTTTTAAAAATCAGGGCAAGGTCTACGATTTTGATTCCGGGGCGTTTGTGTTAAGAAAAGGGGACCCGGTGATTGTGGAGACCAAGCAGGGGCTGGGATTTGGAACCGTCGTGGTCCCGCCCGCCCCCTATGATGAGAAAAAATCCTCCCGGCCTTTGAAAAAGGTCTTTCGGCTGGCCAACGAATCGGATTTCACTCAGCAGAAAAGGGATGAGAATATCCAGGAGCGCGCCCACAAGTTTTGCCAGAAATGCATCGACGAGCTGGGGCTTAAAATGAATCTTTTTTCCGTTGAAAAGTCCTTTAACATGAATAAGCTCACCTTTTACTTCACGTCCGAGGGGCGCGTGGATTTCCGGCAGCTGGTCAAAAAACTCGTGAGGGAATTGAACTCCCGGGTGGAGATGCGCCAGATGGGAATCCGAAACCAGGCCAAGATGTGCGGAGGAGTCGGAAGATGCGGCCGCGAGATCTGCTGCTCGGCCTTTATGGAAAAATTTGACCCTGTCTCCATCCGAATGGCCAAGGAACAATGCCTGTCCTTAAATCCCACCAAAATTTCCGGCCAATGCGGCAGGCTCATGTGCTGTCTGACATTTGAGTACGACACCTACAAGGAATACAAAAAAGGCTTCCCGAAAAAAGGGAAATTTGTGACGGCGCCCGGGGGAAGGGGCAAGGTGGTGCGGCACAATATCATAGGCCGGAAGGTCGCCGTGAGATATGAGAACGGAAATGAAGCCGAAGTGGGCCTGGGCGATATCAAGTATGAAAAAAAAGAGCCCGCGAGAAAAAAAGAGCCTGCGAGAAGAAAAGAGCCCATGAGAAAAAAGGACACGAAGAAAAAAAGACACAGAGGAAAAAATGCCTGA